The Streptomyces sp. NL15-2K genome contains a region encoding:
- a CDS encoding 2-oxo acid dehydrogenase subunit E2 codes for MAEFTMPSLGADMDEGTLLEWLVGPGDLVHKGDPVAVVETAKSTIEVECFETGTMTELLVEPGTTVPVGTPLALIGAAAEKPGEPGGAGKPQEAQKPGKVSKPEGPTEAEKAAERRPVRHAPKKGEPPEPPSPPPEPAPVPVSVSAPSAARERGHIEAGPLVRHLAEQSGVNLETLHGSGPGGRVTRTDVEEAAAARATARPPRVRATPLARRLAAELGVDLATVTGTGRESAVRASDVRQAAPGPAAPAPPAYAGAAAVRPSAVRSSAARPSEDRAAAMRQAIAGLVTRANRDIPHYYLSTTVDMAAAMAWLHEHNRRSPVGERLLPAALLLKAAALAASEVPEFNGFWTDDHFTAGEGVHLGVAVSLRGGGLIAPALHHADTLTLTQLMSALKDLVTRARTGRLRASEVSDATITVTNLGDQGVETVFGVIYPPQVALVGFGRVVDRPWAVDGLLGVRPVVTATLSADHRATDGAVGARYLTAVSRILQNPEQL; via the coding sequence ATGGCCGAGTTCACCATGCCGTCCCTCGGCGCGGACATGGACGAGGGAACGCTCCTGGAATGGCTGGTGGGGCCCGGTGACCTTGTGCACAAGGGCGATCCGGTCGCGGTCGTCGAAACCGCGAAGTCGACGATCGAGGTGGAGTGCTTCGAAACCGGAACGATGACGGAGCTGCTCGTCGAGCCCGGCACGACGGTGCCGGTGGGCACGCCGCTCGCGCTCATCGGGGCGGCGGCGGAGAAGCCAGGGGAACCGGGAGGAGCGGGAAAGCCGCAAGAAGCCCAGAAACCGGGCAAGGTCAGCAAGCCCGAAGGCCCCACGGAAGCCGAGAAGGCGGCGGAGCGACGACCTGTCCGCCACGCACCGAAGAAAGGCGAGCCCCCCGAGCCCCCGTCCCCGCCACCCGAACCCGCCCCGGTCCCGGTGTCGGTGTCGGCGCCGTCCGCCGCTCGGGAGCGCGGCCACATCGAGGCGGGCCCCTTGGTCCGGCACCTCGCGGAGCAGAGCGGCGTCAACCTGGAGACGCTGCACGGCTCCGGACCAGGAGGCCGCGTCACCCGCACCGACGTCGAGGAAGCGGCGGCCGCCCGAGCCACTGCTCGGCCGCCACGCGTGCGGGCCACCCCGCTCGCTCGGCGGCTCGCCGCCGAACTGGGCGTCGATCTGGCCACAGTGACGGGGACGGGCAGGGAGTCGGCCGTCCGTGCCTCGGACGTACGCCAGGCAGCCCCGGGCCCGGCGGCCCCCGCCCCGCCCGCGTACGCGGGCGCCGCCGCGGTACGTCCTTCCGCGGTACGATCTTCTGCCGCCCGTCCTTCCGAAGACCGGGCGGCGGCCATGCGCCAGGCGATCGCCGGCCTGGTGACCCGCGCCAACCGGGACATCCCCCACTACTATCTCTCCACCACCGTGGACATGGCCGCCGCGATGGCCTGGCTGCACGAGCACAACCGGCGCAGCCCGGTCGGTGAACGGCTACTCCCCGCGGCCCTGTTGCTCAAGGCGGCGGCCCTGGCGGCCAGTGAGGTCCCGGAGTTCAACGGCTTCTGGACCGATGACCACTTCACCGCAGGCGAAGGCGTCCACCTCGGCGTGGCCGTGTCCCTGCGCGGCGGAGGGCTCATCGCCCCCGCGCTGCACCACGCCGACACCCTGACACTCACCCAGCTGATGAGCGCCCTCAAGGATCTGGTCACCCGGGCCCGCACAGGCAGGCTGCGTGCTTCCGAGGTGTCCGACGCCACGATCACGGTCACCAACCTCGGCGACCAGGGCGTGGAAACCGTCTTCGGCGTGATCTACCCGCCGCAGGTGGCTCTGGTCGGCTTCGGCCGGGTGGTCGACCGGCCATGGGCCGTCGACGGCCTGCTGGGCGTGCGCCCCGTGGTCACAGCGACCCTCTCGGCCGACCACCGGGCGACAGACGGTGCCGTCGGTGCTCGCTACCTCACGGCGGTCTCCCGCATCCTGCAGAACCCGGAGCAGCTGTGA
- a CDS encoding phosphopantetheine-binding protein: MNRTDALDMVRESISSVIPDADVTALAPDDAFREVLDMDSLDFLSFVEVLSERSGIRIEDEDTPRLTTLSGSADFLVTRTQ, translated from the coding sequence ATGAACCGAACCGATGCACTGGACATGGTCAGGGAATCGATCTCCTCCGTCATCCCCGACGCCGACGTCACCGCCCTGGCGCCCGACGACGCGTTCCGCGAGGTGCTCGACATGGACTCGCTGGACTTCCTGAGCTTCGTCGAGGTCCTCAGCGAACGGTCCGGCATCCGCATCGAGGACGAGGATACGCCTCGGCTCACCACGCTGTCGGGCAGCGCCGATTTCCTGGTCACCCGCACGCAGTGA
- a CDS encoding DUF302 domain-containing protein, translating into MSYDRTVRLDTDFDATVTAVRRALADQGFGILTEIDIKATLKEKLGADVEDYVILGACNPPLAHRALEADRSIGLLLPCNVVVRRDGDRTTVQALDPNTMVTLTGLPTLQPVAGEATARLDAALASLS; encoded by the coding sequence GTGTCCTACGACCGCACCGTCCGCCTCGACACCGACTTCGACGCGACCGTCACCGCCGTCCGCCGGGCACTGGCCGACCAGGGCTTCGGCATCCTCACCGAGATCGACATCAAGGCCACGCTGAAGGAGAAGCTCGGTGCCGACGTGGAGGACTACGTGATCCTCGGCGCCTGCAACCCACCGTTGGCCCACCGGGCTCTGGAGGCCGACCGCAGCATTGGTCTGCTGCTGCCGTGCAACGTCGTCGTCCGCCGGGACGGCGACCGGACCACCGTCCAGGCTCTGGACCCGAACACCATGGTCACCCTAACGGGCCTGCCGACTCTGCAGCCCGTCGCCGGCGAAGCCACAGCCCGGCTGGACGCCGCTCTGGCCTCACTGTCCTGA
- the pdhA gene encoding pyruvate dehydrogenase (acetyl-transferring) E1 component subunit alpha, giving the protein MSAARPTRTRKDPASPKSGKKTATTKRKASTGSPVGRPGTEHRTDLLEAMLRIRRFEERCVELYSAAKIRGFVHLYIGEEAVAVGVNEALTPEDAVVSTYREHGHALARGITAEAVMAEMYGRTTGCSGGRGGSMHLFDASRRFYGGNAIVAGGLPLAAGLALADRMREQSRVTCCFFGDGAFAEGEFHETANLAALWKLPLLLVCENNLYAMGTALERHEAQTDLAMRAASYGMVAWAVDGMDVAAVEQAARRAVEGIRVGTGPHFLELRTYRFRAHSMYDPDRYRHKAEVEQWKSRDPISLLMDRMRENGELGDKELARIEQRITDEMDHAVEAAEQAPEEPVEHLLRHVTSSSAEAVS; this is encoded by the coding sequence ATGAGCGCGGCCCGCCCCACCCGTACGCGGAAGGACCCGGCGTCCCCGAAGTCCGGCAAGAAAACCGCGACGACCAAACGGAAAGCGAGCACCGGATCTCCGGTCGGCCGACCGGGCACCGAGCACCGGACGGACCTGCTGGAGGCGATGCTGCGCATCCGGCGCTTCGAGGAGCGATGCGTCGAGCTGTACAGCGCCGCGAAGATCCGCGGCTTCGTCCACCTCTACATCGGCGAGGAAGCCGTCGCCGTCGGCGTCAACGAGGCACTGACGCCCGAGGACGCGGTCGTCTCCACGTACCGCGAACACGGCCACGCCCTGGCTCGCGGGATCACGGCGGAGGCCGTGATGGCCGAGATGTACGGCCGGACGACCGGGTGCAGCGGCGGCCGGGGCGGATCCATGCACCTGTTCGACGCGAGCCGTCGCTTCTACGGCGGCAACGCGATCGTCGCCGGCGGGCTCCCGCTGGCCGCCGGCCTCGCGCTCGCCGACCGTATGCGGGAACAGTCCCGCGTCACCTGCTGCTTCTTCGGCGACGGGGCGTTCGCCGAGGGCGAGTTCCACGAGACCGCGAACCTGGCGGCCCTGTGGAAGCTGCCCCTGCTGCTCGTCTGCGAGAACAACCTCTACGCCATGGGCACGGCCCTGGAGCGGCACGAGGCACAGACGGACCTGGCCATGCGCGCCGCTTCCTACGGCATGGTCGCCTGGGCCGTGGACGGCATGGACGTCGCGGCCGTCGAGCAGGCCGCCCGGCGGGCCGTCGAGGGCATCCGGGTCGGAACCGGACCGCACTTCCTGGAACTGCGCACCTACCGCTTCCGCGCCCACTCGATGTACGACCCGGACCGCTATCGCCACAAGGCGGAGGTCGAGCAGTGGAAGTCCAGGGACCCGATCAGCTTGCTCATGGACCGCATGCGCGAGAACGGTGAGCTGGGTGACAAGGAGCTCGCCCGGATCGAGCAGCGGATCACCGACGAGATGGACCACGCCGTCGAAGCGGCCGAACAGGCACCAGAGGAGCCGGTCGAGCACCTGCTCCGCCACGTCACCAGTTCCTCGGCGGAGGCGGTGAGTTGA
- a CDS encoding FAD-dependent monooxygenase, with translation MVAHPGRDVTTVVDSVVDILVVGAGTTGLTSALEAHDHGARIRIVERRPGPFRPSRALILHPRTLEVLRPLGVTDALLELADPAPAVDLHLGSRVVETRLADLALPDTAFPHLSLMRQMDVERVLTRALADRGVTVERGTELTTARDDGHSVRAVLRSRHGIEEIRCPFVVGCDGPASTVRACAGIGWRGRPYAEEVVLADLDLGGIAERSGAEVFAGRQGLLFLFPLGEQATWRLLATRTSTDGAGQNFGQPGSAVPQAELQHLLNDAGLQARIERLAWSARVPLQCGLAGRFRRGRLFLAGDAAHNYSPATGQGMNAGIQDAVNLGWKLGFAASGSRGESADGRGADVLLDSYDRERRAAAHRRLILTHTAFWAEASTGRIPSWLRAVAAPLTAPAIPALLHRRRLVAEAIRLISQLRVNYRHSPLSVEGTPPLRGAPRPGDRLPDATVSVEGPPRRLHELLARPGVHLLLQREADPPPDDVPGPLVTVLRLTNSPGRGLVAVRPDGHVGFRCGTADPAGLTGWLSLIGATASPPTRP, from the coding sequence ATGGTGGCGCATCCAGGCCGGGACGTGACGACAGTGGTGGACTCAGTGGTGGACATCCTGGTCGTCGGGGCCGGTACAACCGGCCTCACCTCCGCCTTGGAGGCCCATGACCACGGAGCACGGATCCGCATCGTCGAGCGGCGTCCCGGGCCGTTCCGGCCCTCCCGTGCGCTCATCCTGCACCCACGTACTCTGGAGGTCCTGCGCCCACTCGGCGTCACCGACGCCCTGCTGGAGCTGGCGGACCCCGCCCCAGCGGTCGACCTTCATCTCGGCTCCCGCGTCGTCGAGACCAGGCTCGCGGACCTCGCGCTGCCCGACACGGCGTTCCCCCATCTGTCACTCATGCGGCAGATGGACGTCGAACGCGTGCTGACGCGGGCACTCGCCGACCGCGGAGTGACGGTGGAACGGGGCACAGAACTGACCACTGCCCGCGACGACGGGCACAGCGTGCGGGCTGTGCTGCGATCGCGGCACGGCATCGAGGAGATCCGCTGCCCCTTCGTCGTCGGCTGCGACGGCCCGGCCAGTACCGTGCGGGCCTGTGCCGGCATCGGATGGCGCGGCAGGCCCTACGCCGAAGAGGTGGTCCTCGCCGACCTCGACCTCGGCGGCATCGCCGAGCGCTCCGGTGCCGAGGTGTTCGCGGGGCGCCAAGGGCTGTTGTTCCTCTTCCCGCTCGGCGAGCAGGCCACCTGGCGGCTGCTGGCCACACGGACATCCACCGACGGGGCCGGCCAGAACTTCGGCCAACCCGGATCCGCCGTCCCGCAAGCCGAGCTCCAGCACCTCCTCAACGACGCGGGGCTTCAGGCCAGGATCGAGCGTCTGGCGTGGTCCGCGCGGGTGCCGCTGCAATGCGGCCTCGCGGGGCGGTTCCGCCGGGGGCGGCTCTTCCTCGCGGGGGACGCGGCTCACAACTACTCACCGGCCACCGGCCAGGGCATGAACGCCGGTATCCAGGACGCGGTGAACCTCGGCTGGAAGCTCGGCTTCGCGGCGAGCGGCTCCAGGGGGGAGTCCGCGGACGGGCGCGGTGCCGACGTGCTGCTCGACTCCTACGACAGGGAGCGCAGAGCGGCTGCACACCGACGGCTGATCCTCACTCACACGGCGTTCTGGGCGGAGGCGTCGACCGGCCGGATCCCCTCATGGCTGCGCGCGGTGGCCGCTCCGCTCACGGCCCCGGCCATACCCGCCCTCCTGCACCGGCGACGGCTGGTCGCCGAGGCCATCCGTCTCATCTCCCAGCTGCGGGTGAACTACCGGCACAGCCCTCTGTCGGTGGAGGGAACACCGCCCCTGCGTGGCGCTCCCCGCCCAGGAGACCGCCTGCCGGACGCGACCGTCAGCGTCGAAGGACCTCCCAGGCGGCTGCACGAGCTGCTGGCCCGCCCGGGTGTGCACCTGCTGCTGCAGCGCGAGGCCGACCCGCCGCCGGACGACGTGCCCGGTCCCCTGGTCACCGTCCTCCGGCTGACGAACAGCCCCGGTCGCGGGCTGGTGGCCGTCCGTCCGGACGGGCATGTCGGCTTCCGCTGCGGGACCGCCGACCCGGCCGGGCTGACCGGCTGGCTCTCATTGATCGGCGCGACGGCATCTCCGCCCACCCGGCCATGA
- a CDS encoding alpha-ketoacid dehydrogenase subunit beta yields MGVGGTQEAKTTYREAMREALRQALRSDDRVFLMGEDVGRYGGCFGVSLGLLEEFGPERVRDTPLSESAFVGAGIGAALAGLRPIVEIMTVNFSLLALDQILNNAATLLHMSGGQLPVPLVIRMTTGAGRQLGAQHSHSLEGWYAHIPGIRVLAPATLEDARHMLAPALADPDPVLIFEHGSLYNVSGELLPPTAPVDLDHAAIRRPGTDISLITYGGSLPKALAAADELATEGINAEVIDLRTLRPLDGAAITASVARTHRAVVIDEAWRTGSLAAEVSARIAEESFYDLDAPVERVCSAEVPMPYARRLEEAALPQVADIVAAAHRAVD; encoded by the coding sequence ATGGGCGTCGGCGGAACGCAAGAGGCCAAGACGACTTACCGCGAGGCGATGCGCGAGGCGCTCCGGCAGGCGCTGCGCTCCGACGACCGTGTCTTCCTCATGGGCGAGGACGTGGGCCGTTACGGCGGATGCTTCGGCGTCAGCCTCGGGCTGCTGGAGGAGTTCGGCCCCGAACGTGTCCGTGACACCCCGCTGTCGGAGTCCGCGTTCGTGGGCGCCGGCATCGGCGCCGCCCTGGCCGGGCTGCGGCCCATCGTCGAGATCATGACCGTCAACTTCAGCCTGCTCGCCCTCGACCAGATCCTCAACAACGCCGCCACCCTGCTGCACATGTCGGGCGGCCAGTTGCCCGTGCCGCTGGTCATCCGCATGACGACGGGCGCCGGACGGCAACTCGGCGCCCAGCACTCCCACAGCCTGGAAGGCTGGTACGCGCACATCCCCGGCATCCGCGTCCTCGCCCCCGCCACCCTCGAGGACGCGCGCCACATGCTGGCCCCGGCGCTCGCCGACCCCGACCCCGTACTGATCTTCGAGCACGGCAGCCTCTACAACGTCTCCGGCGAACTCCTCCCGCCCACCGCCCCCGTGGATCTGGACCACGCCGCGATCCGCCGCCCCGGCACCGACATCTCCCTGATCACGTACGGCGGTTCACTGCCCAAGGCGCTCGCGGCGGCGGACGAACTGGCCACCGAGGGCATCAACGCAGAGGTGATCGACCTGCGCACGCTGCGTCCCCTGGACGGCGCGGCCATCACCGCTTCGGTGGCCCGAACGCATCGTGCGGTGGTCATCGACGAGGCGTGGCGGACGGGAAGCCTCGCCGCCGAGGTGTCCGCGCGCATCGCCGAAGAGTCGTTCTACGACCTGGACGCGCCCGTCGAGCGGGTGTGCAGCGCGGAGGTGCCCATGCCGTACGCGCGGCGGCTGGAGGAGGCCGCCCTGCCCCAGGTCGCCGACATCGTCGCGGCCGCCCACCGGGCGGTGGACTGA
- a CDS encoding rhodanese-like domain-containing protein produces the protein MSPFLRRGPDRLSPEQAHRQIADGQAVLLDVRETPEWNSGHAPGALHLPLSRLMAGAPLPDAVQGRRVVTICRSGNRSRTAADMLTAAGVEATDVTAGMTAWARQGLPVIGVNGSGGVIE, from the coding sequence ATGTCGCCGTTCCTTCGCCGCGGCCCCGACCGCCTCAGCCCCGAGCAGGCCCATCGGCAGATCGCCGACGGGCAGGCCGTCCTCCTGGACGTCCGCGAGACCCCGGAGTGGAACTCCGGACACGCGCCGGGCGCACTGCACCTACCCCTGTCCCGCCTGATGGCAGGTGCCCCACTGCCCGACGCCGTACAGGGCAGGCGGGTGGTCACCATCTGCCGCTCGGGGAACCGCTCCCGCACGGCGGCGGACATGCTGACCGCCGCGGGCGTGGAGGCCACCGACGTCACCGCCGGCATGACCGCCTGGGCCCGGCAGGGTCTGCCGGTCATCGGCGTGAACGGCAGCGGCGGAGTCATAGAGTGA
- a CDS encoding alcohol dehydrogenase catalytic domain-containing protein, which yields MRALVYHGPGQISWDTVKDPVIEDPADAVVRVDATTVCGTDLHILRGDLPEVKPGTILGHEAVGEVMEVGSDVHHLRPGDQVIVSSVSACGHCPACRDTMRGQCREGGGWILGNLINGTQAEFARVPFADFSTHLRPSALPLDDAVLLAEVLPTAYEVGVRNAEVGPGDTLVVVGAGPVGLACVVVARLYSPRRIIVVDLSSARLEAAARVRPDAAELPGTMIAELSEGPGADVVIEASGEPDGFVLCTRAVRAGGHIANIGTHGKPVTLHLESLWRKNVTISTGQVDAYSIPWLMELVRFGRLPVSQLVTHTFGLDRMEDAYEVFSHGTTTGALKVVLHRE from the coding sequence ATGCGAGCCCTCGTCTACCACGGCCCCGGACAGATCTCCTGGGACACGGTCAAGGATCCGGTCATCGAGGACCCAGCCGACGCCGTCGTGCGCGTCGACGCCACCACCGTCTGCGGAACCGATCTGCACATCCTGCGCGGAGACCTGCCCGAGGTGAAGCCGGGGACGATCCTCGGCCACGAGGCCGTCGGCGAGGTCATGGAGGTCGGCAGCGACGTCCACCACCTGCGCCCAGGGGACCAGGTGATCGTTTCCTCCGTCTCGGCCTGCGGCCACTGTCCGGCGTGCCGTGACACCATGCGCGGACAGTGCCGCGAGGGCGGTGGATGGATCCTGGGGAATCTGATCAACGGCACCCAGGCGGAGTTCGCGCGGGTCCCCTTCGCCGACTTTTCCACCCACCTACGGCCCTCCGCTCTCCCGCTCGATGACGCTGTCCTGCTCGCCGAGGTCCTCCCCACGGCCTACGAAGTCGGGGTGCGGAACGCAGAGGTGGGCCCGGGAGACACCCTCGTCGTGGTGGGCGCGGGTCCCGTCGGTCTCGCCTGCGTCGTCGTCGCGCGGCTCTATTCGCCCCGCCGGATCATCGTGGTGGACCTGTCCTCCGCCCGGCTGGAGGCCGCCGCCCGCGTAAGGCCCGATGCCGCCGAACTACCGGGGACGATGATCGCCGAGCTGTCCGAGGGACCGGGGGCCGATGTGGTCATCGAGGCATCGGGGGAACCGGACGGCTTCGTCCTGTGCACCCGCGCCGTCCGCGCAGGGGGGCACATCGCCAACATCGGCACACACGGCAAACCGGTCACGCTGCATCTCGAATCCCTGTGGCGCAAGAACGTGACGATCAGTACCGGCCAGGTGGACGCGTACTCCATACCGTGGCTGATGGAGCTGGTGAGGTTCGGACGCCTGCCCGTCTCACAGCTGGTCACCCACACCTTCGGACTCGATCGGATGGAGGACGCCTACGAGGTGTTCTCGCACGGCACCACCACCGGCGCTCTCAAAGTCGTGCTGCACCGCGAGTGA
- the acsA gene encoding acetate--CoA ligase, translated as MHWETIHKDTAPVVPPRLTDYDRACSAFTWSQARTELSGLPGGGLNMAHEAVDRHAASDRADKVALRCVARDDSVSTVTYGDLARRTARFANALRSLGVGHGDRVFTLLGRCPELYTTVLGTLKNTSVLCPLFSAFGPDPVAQRLRLGDAQVLVTTAALYRRKVSERRASVPGLKHILIVGRGAEDLPGTASFDDLISAAPDTFTIPPTSPEDMALLHFTSGTTGTPKGAVHVHEAVVAHHATAGFALDLHPEDVYWCTADPGWVTGMSYGIIAPLVHGVTLVVDEGDYDARRWYRILGEQRVTVWYTAPTALRMLMRATPRHGPYDLPLSYDLSALRFIASVGEPLNPEAVVWGRDVLGLPVHDNWWQTETGCIMIANFAACEIRPGSMGRPLPGVDAAVLKQGEDGRALVTDGRVTEVQSPGVEGELALRPGWPSMFRGYLHDKERYDAAFADGWYLTGDLVRRDADGWYWFVGRADDVIKSAGHLIGPFEVESALMEHPSVAEAGVIGRPDPVAGNVVKAFVSLRPGVEPTPDLERELLAFGRRKLGPAVAPREIAFDQNLPKTRSGKVMRRLLRARELGLPTGDLSTLEGSA; from the coding sequence ATGCACTGGGAAACCATCCACAAGGACACCGCACCAGTCGTCCCACCCCGCCTCACCGACTATGACCGGGCTTGCTCCGCCTTCACCTGGTCGCAGGCGCGTACCGAACTGTCCGGGCTGCCCGGCGGCGGGCTCAACATGGCCCACGAGGCCGTCGACCGGCACGCGGCCTCTGACCGCGCGGACAAAGTCGCGCTGCGGTGCGTCGCCCGGGACGACTCCGTCTCGACCGTCACGTACGGGGACCTGGCCCGTCGTACGGCCCGCTTCGCGAACGCCCTGCGCTCCCTCGGCGTCGGCCACGGGGACCGGGTGTTCACGCTGCTGGGCCGCTGTCCCGAGCTGTACACCACGGTGCTGGGCACGCTGAAGAACACCAGCGTCCTCTGCCCGCTCTTCTCCGCCTTCGGCCCCGACCCGGTGGCACAGCGGCTCAGGCTCGGCGATGCTCAGGTCCTGGTCACCACCGCGGCCCTCTACCGGCGCAAGGTCTCCGAGCGCCGGGCGTCGGTTCCCGGGCTGAAGCACATCCTGATCGTCGGACGCGGCGCGGAGGACCTGCCCGGCACCGCGTCCTTCGACGACCTGATATCCGCCGCCCCGGACACCTTCACCATCCCGCCGACCTCTCCCGAAGACATGGCCCTGCTGCACTTCACCAGCGGAACGACCGGCACTCCCAAGGGTGCGGTCCATGTCCACGAGGCGGTGGTCGCCCATCATGCGACGGCTGGGTTCGCACTCGATCTGCATCCCGAGGACGTGTACTGGTGCACGGCCGACCCCGGCTGGGTCACCGGCATGTCGTACGGGATCATCGCCCCGCTCGTCCACGGCGTGACGTTGGTCGTCGACGAGGGCGACTACGACGCCCGGCGCTGGTACCGGATCCTCGGGGAACAGCGGGTCACCGTCTGGTACACCGCACCCACGGCCCTGCGCATGCTCATGCGTGCCACCCCGCGACATGGCCCGTACGACCTGCCGCTCTCCTACGACCTGTCGGCCCTGCGCTTCATCGCCTCCGTCGGCGAGCCCCTCAACCCGGAGGCCGTCGTCTGGGGCCGGGACGTGCTGGGCCTGCCGGTGCACGACAATTGGTGGCAGACCGAGACCGGCTGCATCATGATCGCGAACTTCGCGGCCTGCGAGATCCGGCCGGGCTCGATGGGACGTCCGCTGCCCGGCGTCGACGCGGCCGTGCTGAAGCAGGGCGAGGACGGCCGGGCACTGGTCACCGACGGCAGGGTCACTGAGGTGCAAAGCCCCGGCGTCGAGGGCGAGTTGGCGCTGCGGCCGGGCTGGCCGTCGATGTTCCGCGGCTATCTGCACGACAAGGAGCGCTACGACGCCGCGTTCGCAGACGGCTGGTACCTGACCGGAGACCTGGTCCGCCGGGACGCGGACGGCTGGTACTGGTTCGTCGGGCGCGCCGACGACGTCATCAAGTCGGCGGGACACCTCATCGGCCCGTTCGAGGTGGAGAGCGCACTGATGGAGCACCCGTCGGTGGCCGAGGCCGGGGTGATCGGACGGCCGGACCCGGTCGCCGGGAACGTCGTCAAGGCGTTCGTGTCACTGCGCCCCGGTGTCGAGCCGACTCCGGATCTGGAGCGGGAGCTGCTGGCCTTCGGCCGCCGCAAGCTGGGCCCCGCCGTCGCTCCCAGGGAGATCGCGTTCGACCAGAACCTGCCCAAGACCCGCAGCGGGAAGGTGATGCGCCGTCTGCTCCGTGCGCGTGAACTCGGCCTGCCCACAGGCGACTTGTCGACCTTGGAGGGATCCGCATGA
- a CDS encoding MBL fold metallo-hydrolase produces the protein MFFVDTLKIEGLGNRSYLVGGSLAAVVIDPPRDIDQVIATAARRGVRIAYVAETHVHNDYVTGGLELARVTGARYLVPAGASVLFARTPVADGDSVAVDAGLVLRTMATPGHTPHHTSYLLEEDGRAVAAFTGGSLLIGSVGRPDLVEPRLTERLARAQHASAHRLADELDDDVQVLPTHGFGSFCSSSQAEGDATTIGAERKNNDALTKDVDTFVAELLTGLDDVPAYYAHMGPANAVGPAPVDLTPPRSADADEIASRLAAGEWVVDLRNRVAFAEGHVAGSFNFEGEGKLATYLAWLIPWGKPVTLLAATPEDIAAAQRELARVGIDRPAAAATGEAQTWIGEGERLASFRRARFADLADTRERGEKVVVLDVRRDAERADGFVNGSVHIPIHELHGRLGEMPDGEVWVHCAGGMRAAIAASLLDAVGREVVAVDDTFTAAGEAGLPLTRPAGTD, from the coding sequence GTGTTCTTCGTCGACACCCTGAAGATCGAAGGTCTGGGCAACCGCAGCTATCTGGTCGGCGGGTCCCTCGCCGCCGTGGTGATAGATCCGCCGCGCGACATCGATCAGGTGATCGCCACCGCCGCCCGCCGCGGCGTGCGCATCGCGTACGTGGCCGAGACCCATGTGCACAACGACTACGTCACCGGCGGCCTGGAGCTGGCCCGGGTGACCGGCGCGCGTTACCTGGTACCAGCCGGAGCATCGGTGTTGTTCGCCCGCACGCCCGTCGCCGACGGTGACTCCGTCGCCGTGGACGCGGGACTGGTGCTACGCACCATGGCCACTCCCGGCCACACCCCGCACCACACGTCCTACCTGCTGGAGGAGGACGGGCGGGCGGTGGCCGCGTTCACCGGCGGGTCGCTGCTGATCGGCAGTGTGGGGCGGCCGGACCTGGTCGAGCCGCGGCTGACCGAGCGGCTGGCCCGCGCCCAGCACGCCTCCGCCCACCGTCTGGCCGACGAGCTCGACGACGACGTGCAGGTGCTGCCCACGCACGGATTCGGCAGCTTCTGCTCCTCCTCGCAGGCCGAGGGGGACGCGACCACGATCGGCGCGGAGCGCAAGAACAACGACGCGCTCACCAAGGACGTGGACACCTTCGTCGCGGAGCTGCTCACCGGCCTGGACGACGTGCCCGCGTACTACGCACACATGGGCCCTGCCAACGCCGTCGGCCCCGCCCCCGTCGACCTCACCCCGCCCCGGTCCGCCGACGCGGACGAGATCGCCTCCCGGCTGGCGGCCGGCGAGTGGGTGGTGGACCTGCGCAACCGCGTCGCCTTCGCCGAGGGCCACGTGGCCGGCTCGTTCAACTTCGAGGGCGAGGGCAAACTCGCCACCTACCTGGCGTGGCTGATCCCGTGGGGCAAGCCCGTCACCCTGCTGGCCGCCACCCCCGAAGACATCGCCGCGGCCCAGCGGGAACTGGCCCGGGTCGGCATCGACCGTCCGGCGGCCGCAGCCACCGGTGAGGCGCAGACCTGGATCGGCGAAGGCGAGCGTCTGGCTTCGTTCCGTCGCGCCCGCTTCGCCGATCTAGCCGACACCCGCGAGCGGGGCGAGAAGGTGGTGGTGCTGGACGTGCGCCGTGACGCCGAGCGGGCCGACGGGTTCGTGAACGGCTCGGTGCACATCCCCATCCACGAGCTGCACGGCCGTCTCGGGGAGATGCCCGACGGGGAGGTGTGGGTGCACTGCGCCGGCGGGATGCGTGCGGCGATCGCCGCCTCCCTGCTGGACGCCGTCGGACGTGAGGTGGTCGCCGTCGACGACACCTTCACCGCCGCGGGCGAAGCCGGGCTGCCCCTGACCCGACCCGCCGGCACCGACTGA